A region from the Panthera uncia isolate 11264 chromosome D3 unlocalized genomic scaffold, Puncia_PCG_1.0 HiC_scaffold_8, whole genome shotgun sequence genome encodes:
- the ZCCHC8 gene encoding zinc finger CCHC domain-containing protein 8 isoform X2 has translation MNNVISKQYHQEIEEFVSNLVKRFEEQQKNDVEKTSFNLLPQPSSVMLEEDHKVEESCAIKNNKEAFSVVGSVLYFTNFCLDKLGQPLLNENPQLTEGWEIPKYQQVFSHIVSLEGQEIQVKAKRPKPHCFNCGSEEHQMKDCPMPRNAARISEKRKAYLDACSETNSQNFQQRYHAEEVEERFGRFKPGVISEELQDALGVTDKSLPPFIYRMRQLGYPPGWLKEAELEGSGLALYDGKDGADGEAEAGEAQQNKSVTYDLSKLVNYPGFNISTPRGIPDEWRMFGSIPMQACQQKDVFANYLTSNFQAPSVRSGGKRSSSQSSPSSPKKQRKESSSAASPADMELDSDAEVPHGSPSGEAFQFQPPPPPGTPPPLPQGTPPPIFTPPLPKGTPPLTPSDSPQTRTASAAMDEDSLTLEELEEQQRRIWAALEQAESVNSDSDIPVDTPLTGNSVASSPCPNELDLPVPEGKPSEKQMPDEPEVPDTCTEKSEVEHSLSPDSEPTLLCQKEKEESIQTDPKDDALLDNGNVVSNCDISNGGSQKLLHVDSSPSAATKVHSPVPDMSKFATGITPFEFENMAESTGMYLRIRNLLKNSPRNQQKNKKASE, from the exons CCATCTAGTGTTATGCTAGAAGAGGACCATAAAGTGGAAGAATCGTGTGCCATTAAAAACAACAAGGAAGCTTTTAGT GTTGTAGGAAGTGTCCtgtattttactaatttttgccTTGATAAATTGGGGCAACCGCTTCTAAATGAAAACCCTCAGCTTACCGAAGGATGGGAAATACCTAA GTACCAGCAAGTCTTCAGCCACATTGTTTCTCTAGAAGGGCAAGAAATACAAGTAAAGGCAAAAAG GCCAAAGCCTCACTGTTTCAATTGTGGTTCTGAAGAACATCAAATGAAAGATTGCCCAATG CCTCGGAATGCTGCTCggataagtgaaaaaagaaaagcgtATCTGGACGCCTGCAGTGAGACAAACAGTCAGAATTTTCAGCAGCGATACCACGCggaagaggtggaggagagaTTTGGAAGATTCAAGCCGGGAGTCATTAG cGAGGAACTTCAGGATGCATTGGGCGTGACAGACAAGAGCCTTCCGCCTTTTATATATCGAATGCGCCAGCTGGGGTATCCGCCGGGGTGGCTCAAGGAGGCCGAGCTGGAGGGCTCCGGGCTTGCGCTCTATGATGGGAAAG ATGGTGCTGATGGGGAAGCAGAAGCTGGAGAAGCACAACAGAATAAAAGTGTCACTTACGATCTCTCGAAATTGGTAAACTACCCAGGTTTTAATATATCTACTCCCAGAGGAATTCCAGAT GAATGGAGGATGTTTGGGTCCATACCGATGCAGGCGTGTCAGCAGAAGGACGTGTTTGCCAATTACCTGACTTCTAACTTCCAAGCG CCGAGCGTGAGGTCTGGCGGCAAGAGGTCTTCATCCCAGTCCAGCCCAAGCAGTCcaaagaagcagaggaaggagagcagCTCAGCAGCCTCCCCTGCGGACATGGAGCTCGACTCAG atgcGGAGGTCCCTCACGGCTCTCCCAGCGGCGAAGCTTTCCAGTTTCAGCCACCGCCGCCCCCTGGcactccccctcctctgccccaggggACTCCGCCGCCCATCTTCACCCCTCCGCTCCCCAAGGGCACCCCGCCGCTGACTCCCAGCGACTCACCCCAGACCAGGACAGCGTCGGCAGCTATGGATGAGGACTCACTGACCCTGGAAGAACTTGAAGAGCAGCAGAGGCGGATATGGGCGGCCCTCGAGCAGGCCGAGAGCGTGAACAGTGATTCCGATATTCCCGTGGACACACCTTTAACTGGGAATTCGGTTGCCTCTTCGCCTTGTCCAAATGAGCTAGACCTCCCTGTCCCAGAGGGAAAACCCTCTGAAAAGCAGATGCCTGATGAGCCCGAGGTACCAGACACTTGTACAGAAAAGTCGGAAGTTGAACATTCTCTGAGCCCAGACTCTGAGCCGACATTGCTTtgccagaaggaaaaggaagagtctATTCAGACGGACCCTAAAGATGATGCCCTTCTTGATAACGGCAACGTTGTGTCGAACTGTGACATTAGTAATGGAGGCAGTCAGAAGCTCCTTCATGTGGACTCCAGTCCTTCGGCAGCCACTAAAGTTCATAGTCCTGTACCTGACATGAGCAAGTTTGCAACTGGAATAACGCCATTTGAATTTGAGAACATGGCAGAATCCACTGGAATGTACCTCAGGATAAGAAACTTGTTAAAGAACTCGCCCCGAAaccagcagaaaaacaaaaaggcttcTGAATAA
- the ZCCHC8 gene encoding zinc finger CCHC domain-containing protein 8 isoform X3: protein MKDCPMPRNAARISEKRKAYLDACSETNSQNFQQRYHAEEVEERFGRFKPGVISEELQDALGVTDKSLPPFIYRMRQLGYPPGWLKEAELEGSGLALYDGKDGADGEAEAGEAQQNKSVTYDLSKLVNYPGFNISTPRGIPDEWRMFGSIPMQACQQKDVFANYLTSNFQAPSVRSGGKRSSSQSSPSSPKKQRKESSSAASPADMELDSDAEVPHGSPSGEAFQFQPPPPPGTPPPLPQGTPPPIFTPPLPKGTPPLTPSDSPQTRTASAAMDEDSLTLEELEEQQRRIWAALEQAESVNSDSDIPVDTPLTGNSVASSPCPNELDLPVPEGKPSEKQMPDEPEVPDTCTEKSEVEHSLSPDSEPTLLCQKEKEESIQTDPKDDALLDNGNVVSNCDISNGGSQKLLHVDSSPSAATKVHSPVPDMSKFATGITPFEFENMAESTGMYLRIRNLLKNSPRNQQKNKKASE from the exons ATGAAAGATTGCCCAATG CCTCGGAATGCTGCTCggataagtgaaaaaagaaaagcgtATCTGGACGCCTGCAGTGAGACAAACAGTCAGAATTTTCAGCAGCGATACCACGCggaagaggtggaggagagaTTTGGAAGATTCAAGCCGGGAGTCATTAG cGAGGAACTTCAGGATGCATTGGGCGTGACAGACAAGAGCCTTCCGCCTTTTATATATCGAATGCGCCAGCTGGGGTATCCGCCGGGGTGGCTCAAGGAGGCCGAGCTGGAGGGCTCCGGGCTTGCGCTCTATGATGGGAAAG ATGGTGCTGATGGGGAAGCAGAAGCTGGAGAAGCACAACAGAATAAAAGTGTCACTTACGATCTCTCGAAATTGGTAAACTACCCAGGTTTTAATATATCTACTCCCAGAGGAATTCCAGAT GAATGGAGGATGTTTGGGTCCATACCGATGCAGGCGTGTCAGCAGAAGGACGTGTTTGCCAATTACCTGACTTCTAACTTCCAAGCG CCGAGCGTGAGGTCTGGCGGCAAGAGGTCTTCATCCCAGTCCAGCCCAAGCAGTCcaaagaagcagaggaaggagagcagCTCAGCAGCCTCCCCTGCGGACATGGAGCTCGACTCAG atgcGGAGGTCCCTCACGGCTCTCCCAGCGGCGAAGCTTTCCAGTTTCAGCCACCGCCGCCCCCTGGcactccccctcctctgccccaggggACTCCGCCGCCCATCTTCACCCCTCCGCTCCCCAAGGGCACCCCGCCGCTGACTCCCAGCGACTCACCCCAGACCAGGACAGCGTCGGCAGCTATGGATGAGGACTCACTGACCCTGGAAGAACTTGAAGAGCAGCAGAGGCGGATATGGGCGGCCCTCGAGCAGGCCGAGAGCGTGAACAGTGATTCCGATATTCCCGTGGACACACCTTTAACTGGGAATTCGGTTGCCTCTTCGCCTTGTCCAAATGAGCTAGACCTCCCTGTCCCAGAGGGAAAACCCTCTGAAAAGCAGATGCCTGATGAGCCCGAGGTACCAGACACTTGTACAGAAAAGTCGGAAGTTGAACATTCTCTGAGCCCAGACTCTGAGCCGACATTGCTTtgccagaaggaaaaggaagagtctATTCAGACGGACCCTAAAGATGATGCCCTTCTTGATAACGGCAACGTTGTGTCGAACTGTGACATTAGTAATGGAGGCAGTCAGAAGCTCCTTCATGTGGACTCCAGTCCTTCGGCAGCCACTAAAGTTCATAGTCCTGTACCTGACATGAGCAAGTTTGCAACTGGAATAACGCCATTTGAATTTGAGAACATGGCAGAATCCACTGGAATGTACCTCAGGATAAGAAACTTGTTAAAGAACTCGCCCCGAAaccagcagaaaaacaaaaaggcttcTGAATAA